The Natrinema salifodinae genome includes a window with the following:
- a CDS encoding MnhB domain-containing protein, translated as MTTVIMRTTARVIVPIILVVAISLFVEGHNLPGGGFIGGVLTTTAFAVIYMAFGLDFLERGVLGRDVDPGKEPSRDRVVVVYRRLFAYGFAIAVASGLAPLVFDRPFLSQTFVILEGLPIYDHLEVASALAFDFGVYCVVVGGLLTILSVVGAE; from the coding sequence GTGACGACGGTCATCATGCGGACGACGGCTCGCGTGATCGTGCCGATCATTCTGGTCGTCGCGATCTCGCTGTTCGTCGAGGGGCACAACCTCCCTGGCGGCGGATTCATCGGCGGCGTCCTCACGACAACCGCGTTCGCGGTCATCTACATGGCCTTCGGGCTCGATTTCCTCGAGCGCGGGGTTCTGGGCCGCGACGTCGATCCCGGCAAGGAGCCCTCGCGGGACCGCGTCGTCGTGGTCTACCGCCGACTGTTCGCCTACGGGTTCGCGATCGCGGTCGCCAGCGGGCTCGCACCGCTGGTCTTCGACCGACCGTTCCTCTCCCAGACGTTCGTCATCCTCGAGGGACTCCCGATCTACGACCACCTCGAGGTCGCGAGCGCGCTTGCCTTCGACTTCGGCGTCTACTGCGTCGTCGTCGGCGGCCTGCTGACGATCCTCTCGGTGGTGGGTGCCGAATGA
- a CDS encoding eCIS core domain-containing protein, whose protein sequence is MAACDIGGTAPAPTPSEYNVQRALNGTDTTKDEVPDTVLEVLGQGGKPLETPIQRALEEGLDADFSNVRIHTGATAAEAADTIDAKAFTCGNDIVFNAGEYDPESPEGQFLLAHELAHVRQQTGAAISMMPKSNADLEIDPDPQLEREADQAAAQAVSSEDPLTVNRLGTDVHIQRMPTEAQLDQARAEVEERFGTSVSANPESLAKEVERLRANQEEMMEVLVEAKPGAATDGPDVLEAASKGLAGGVTGAVVGSLLGPGGTATGFAAGLASSVATDVSKEGTEWLLDNSPGSSALELEARIESLEKRLAELRNEQPWHDTSGLVEF, encoded by the coding sequence ATGGCAGCGTGCGACATCGGCGGGACTGCGCCGGCACCGACGCCCAGCGAATACAACGTCCAGCGCGCTCTCAATGGGACCGACACGACCAAAGACGAGGTCCCGGACACGGTTCTCGAAGTCCTCGGACAGGGTGGCAAACCGCTCGAGACACCGATCCAACGCGCCCTCGAAGAGGGTCTGGACGCGGATTTCTCGAACGTCCGCATCCACACGGGTGCGACCGCCGCCGAAGCTGCCGACACGATCGACGCGAAGGCGTTCACCTGCGGGAACGACATCGTCTTCAATGCCGGCGAATACGATCCGGAAAGCCCGGAAGGGCAGTTCCTGCTGGCCCACGAGTTGGCCCACGTCCGCCAGCAGACCGGTGCGGCGATCAGCATGATGCCGAAGTCGAATGCCGATCTCGAGATCGATCCCGATCCCCAATTAGAGCGCGAGGCCGACCAGGCGGCTGCGCAGGCAGTGTCCAGTGAGGACCCGCTAACCGTGAATCGGCTTGGGACGGACGTGCACATCCAGCGGATGCCGACCGAGGCGCAACTCGACCAGGCGCGTGCGGAAGTCGAAGAACGCTTCGGTACGAGCGTTTCTGCAAACCCCGAGAGCCTTGCCAAAGAGGTCGAGCGGCTCAGAGCAAACCAAGAAGAGATGATGGAGGTCCTCGTCGAAGCCAAACCAGGGGCAGCCACGGACGGGCCGGACGTCCTCGAGGCAGCGAGCAAAGGACTGGCCGGGGGAGTCACCGGTGCCGTCGTCGGATCGCTTCTCGGACCCGGTGGGACCGCAACTGGGTTCGCCGCCGGACTCGCGAGCAGCGTCGCTACGGACGTCTCGAAAGAGGGGACGGAGTGGCTGCTGGATAACAGTCCTGGCAGTTCCGCCCTCGAACTCGAAGCCAGAATCGAGTCGCTCGAAAAACGGCTCGCTGAATTACGAAACGAACAGCCCTGGCATGATACCAGTGGATTAGTCGAATTCTAA
- a CDS encoding DUF7565 family protein: protein MAWECGIAGCGSVFEDVESAVVHQATDHQRRECQVCGTVVPDGYLAIRHTFTEHSRAEYVRAYGASSEEVREREELLDEIESVADMQTIAAELKR from the coding sequence ATGGCCTGGGAATGCGGAATCGCCGGCTGCGGATCGGTCTTCGAGGACGTCGAGTCGGCCGTCGTCCACCAGGCGACGGATCACCAGCGCCGCGAGTGTCAAGTCTGTGGCACCGTCGTCCCCGACGGGTACCTCGCGATCCGCCACACCTTCACCGAACACAGCCGCGCCGAGTACGTCCGCGCCTACGGCGCCAGCTCCGAGGAAGTCCGCGAACGCGAAGAGCTGCTCGACGAGATCGAATCGGTCGCGGACATGCAGACGATCGCCGCGGAGCTGAAACGGTAG
- a CDS encoding sodium:proton antiporter has protein sequence MTAIVLAAAVGALFALGTFLLLRRDLIRVVWGLAIISQAANVYLLAMGGIAPATAESVPVLAGHGDHVPETADPLVQALVLTAIVIGFGMTAFALVLSYRVYEEHDTLDVTDLGDHE, from the coding sequence ATGACGGCGATCGTCCTCGCGGCCGCGGTCGGCGCGCTGTTCGCCCTCGGGACCTTCCTGCTCCTCCGGCGGGACCTTATCCGCGTCGTCTGGGGCCTGGCGATCATCAGCCAGGCGGCGAACGTTTACCTGCTGGCCATGGGCGGGATCGCACCGGCGACCGCCGAATCGGTGCCGGTGCTGGCCGGTCACGGCGATCACGTCCCGGAGACCGCCGACCCGCTGGTCCAGGCGCTGGTCCTGACCGCGATCGTTATCGGCTTCGGAATGACCGCGTTCGCGCTCGTCTTGTCGTATCGGGTCTACGAGGAACACGACACGCTGGACGTGACGGACCTGGGTGATCACGAATGA
- a CDS encoding tRNA uridine(34) 5-carboxymethylaminomethyl modification radical SAM/GNAT enzyme Elp3 → MSTETPEPTETEAFEQVCKTLVERIVNDEIERDEVEKAKLEACSEHSAPKVPKNSELLDYAPDEYREDLEAVLRRKPVRTASGVSPVAIMTSPERCPHGKCLYCPGGPDSEFSSSQSYTGEEPAAARGVQNDYDPYGQVTLRLEQLRQIGHPVDKVELILMGGTMTARSHDYQEWFVKRALEAMNDYDVDKEPEPAEGVSFAEEPEEYEWKYLEDVIAENETADVRNIGTTFETKPDWCDPEQIDRMLDLGGTKVEVGVQTTYERINREMHRGHGVQASVEANQRLRDSAFKVGFHMMPGQPGMSKEMCLEDFRRIFEEEQWKPDYLKIYPTLIVRGTATYDWWHKGEYEPLDNDEAADLVAEIKDMIPRYTRLQRVQRDIPADFIDAGVWKSNLRQLARQRMADHGWECDCIRCREAGMNDEEPEDVELDVMTYQACGGTEHFISFEDFDKDLLVGFCRLRFPNDPVRPELEDAALVRELHVYGSEVAVGGEGETDQHQHQGYGRRLMDRAEELAADAGYDKVSVISGIGAREYYRNKLGYHQDGPYVSKRL, encoded by the coding sequence GTGAGTACCGAGACGCCCGAACCGACCGAAACCGAAGCGTTCGAGCAGGTCTGCAAGACGCTCGTCGAGCGAATCGTCAACGACGAGATCGAGCGTGACGAGGTCGAGAAGGCCAAGCTCGAGGCCTGTTCGGAGCACTCGGCGCCGAAGGTGCCGAAGAACTCCGAACTGCTGGACTACGCGCCCGACGAGTACCGTGAGGACTTAGAAGCGGTGCTCCGGCGCAAGCCGGTCCGCACGGCCTCCGGCGTCTCCCCGGTCGCGATCATGACCTCGCCCGAGCGGTGTCCCCACGGGAAGTGCCTCTACTGTCCCGGCGGTCCCGACTCGGAGTTCTCCTCCTCGCAGAGTTACACGGGCGAGGAGCCCGCCGCCGCGCGGGGGGTCCAGAACGACTACGATCCCTACGGCCAGGTGACGCTGCGCCTAGAACAGTTGCGCCAGATCGGCCACCCCGTCGACAAGGTCGAACTCATCCTGATGGGCGGGACGATGACCGCTCGAAGCCACGACTACCAGGAGTGGTTCGTAAAGCGGGCCTTAGAGGCGATGAACGACTACGACGTCGACAAGGAACCCGAGCCGGCCGAGGGCGTCAGCTTCGCAGAGGAGCCCGAGGAGTACGAGTGGAAGTATCTCGAAGACGTCATCGCGGAGAACGAGACCGCAGACGTTCGCAACATCGGGACGACGTTCGAGACCAAGCCCGATTGGTGCGATCCGGAGCAGATCGACCGGATGCTCGACCTCGGCGGAACGAAGGTCGAGGTCGGCGTGCAGACGACCTACGAGCGGATCAACCGGGAGATGCACCGCGGCCACGGCGTCCAGGCCTCCGTCGAGGCCAACCAGCGGCTTCGCGATTCGGCGTTCAAGGTCGGCTTCCACATGATGCCCGGACAGCCCGGGATGTCCAAGGAGATGTGTCTGGAGGACTTCCGACGCATTTTCGAGGAGGAGCAGTGGAAGCCGGACTACCTGAAGATCTATCCGACGCTCATCGTCCGCGGCACGGCGACCTACGACTGGTGGCACAAGGGCGAGTACGAGCCCCTCGACAACGACGAGGCCGCTGATCTGGTCGCCGAGATCAAGGACATGATCCCCCGCTACACGCGACTCCAGCGGGTCCAGCGCGACATCCCCGCGGACTTCATCGACGCCGGCGTCTGGAAGTCGAACCTCCGCCAGCTCGCCCGACAGCGCATGGCCGACCACGGCTGGGAGTGCGACTGCATCCGCTGTCGCGAGGCCGGAATGAACGACGAGGAGCCCGAGGACGTCGAACTCGACGTGATGACCTACCAGGCCTGCGGCGGCACGGAACACTTCATCTCGTTCGAGGACTTCGACAAGGACCTGCTGGTCGGCTTCTGTCGGCTCCGGTTCCCGAACGATCCCGTTCGCCCGGAACTCGAAGATGCCGCGCTCGTCCGCGAACTCCACGTCTACGGCTCGGAGGTCGCGGTCGGCGGCGAAGGCGAGACCGACCAGCACCAACACCAGGGCTACGGCCGCCGCCTGATGGACCGCGCGGAGGAACTCGCCGCCGACGCCGGCTACGACAAGGTCAGCGTGATCTCCGGCATCGGCGCCCGGGAGTACTACCGGAACAAGCTCGGCTACCATCAGGACGGGCCGTACGTCAGCAAACGTCTCTGA
- a CDS encoding transcription elongation factor Spt5, whose protein sequence is MGIYAVKTTASQERTVADMIINREEPEIHAALAPDSLTSYVMVEADGDAVLNRVLEDIPHARSIVPGESDISEVEHFLSPKPDVEGIAEGDIVELIAGPFKGEKAQVQRIDEGKDQVTVELYEATVPIPVTVRGDQIRVLDSDER, encoded by the coding sequence ATGGGCATCTACGCTGTCAAGACGACGGCGAGCCAGGAGCGCACCGTCGCGGACATGATCATCAACCGCGAGGAGCCGGAGATCCACGCGGCGCTCGCACCCGACTCGCTGACGTCGTACGTGATGGTCGAGGCGGACGGCGACGCCGTTCTGAACCGCGTCCTCGAAGATATTCCGCACGCGCGAAGCATCGTCCCCGGCGAGTCCGATATCTCCGAGGTCGAGCACTTCCTCTCGCCCAAGCCGGACGTCGAGGGGATCGCCGAGGGCGACATCGTCGAACTCATCGCCGGTCCGTTCAAGGGTGAGAAGGCGCAGGTCCAGCGCATCGACGAGGGCAAAGACCAGGTGACGGTCGAACTGTACGAGGCGACGGTCCCGATTCCCGTGACGGTGCGGGGCGATCAGATTCGCGTCCTCGACTCCGACGAACGGTAG
- the mbhE gene encoding hydrogen gas-evolving membrane-bound hydrogenase subunit E codes for MSPDLATVGAAVALPFVAAVLTPLLFRVLGEGTGFAGTLVALLSFGLLATQYGEEGTVALEWIPSLEIALRFYVDGWALLFALLASGIGALVFTYSPAYLHGQSGLVRYYAALLAFMGSIIGVALAADLIAIFLFWELTSLCSFVLIGYYTADDSSQYAARMAMLITVGGGLFLLVGLLLLSVVAGDVLGPGAAFDLAAMLERPDAMQSALRERGLFLPVLGLLAVGAGTKSAQVPVHFWLPNAMAAPTPVSAFLHSATMVKVGVYFVGRVRPMLVGAEWLLLFATLGLATMTICAIMAVASTDIKELLAYSTASHLGLMIAGFGFTSVYGAETGVFHLLNHALFKAALFLVAGIVAHEAGTREIAKLSGLRRDLPVTAAITTVVALSMAGIPPFNGFYSKELLFEAAVEASHHHDIGILGWLYPAVAVFGSIFTVLYSLRFLSLFFGDRPDALGHVHRPPVTLLVPPALLALLAAVVSVDPELAVDVIVQAGLEATAVDPHEMHVGIPTSYSPAVGMSAVAIGAGVLAFPAYGRLHDGIRAIPRAVPPVAANWWYDVVVEGLTDEGRQFAATVHNGLLRTYATWTLSATCALALAGFVAAGAIVPTDLGLDVTPVIALVLLVAVVGGLAVVLSESHVAGVLTLSILGFMVAIFYILASAPDLALTQLVVETLVLVIFLLVIEEIPEYYEIGLGRVVRDAVVSLAVGATAFITVLVTTDARPGGSTNIARYYAERAVPEGGGTNIVNVTLVDFRGFDTLGELAVVALAAISILTLVVMRGRGGIDRTGTRGADSAGDGPNGATGTRSDGGPATERDGDGDTDGEPRGDDE; via the coding sequence ATGTCTCCCGACCTGGCGACGGTAGGCGCCGCGGTCGCGTTGCCGTTCGTCGCCGCAGTCCTCACGCCGCTACTGTTTCGCGTCCTCGGCGAAGGAACCGGTTTCGCCGGGACGCTCGTCGCGTTGCTCTCGTTCGGACTGCTTGCCACCCAGTACGGAGAGGAGGGGACCGTCGCGCTCGAGTGGATTCCCTCGCTCGAGATCGCACTCCGGTTCTACGTCGACGGCTGGGCGCTGCTGTTCGCGCTGCTGGCGAGTGGCATCGGCGCGCTCGTGTTTACCTACTCGCCGGCGTACCTCCACGGCCAGTCCGGCCTGGTCCGGTACTACGCCGCCCTGCTCGCCTTCATGGGCTCGATCATCGGCGTCGCGCTGGCCGCCGACCTGATCGCGATCTTCCTCTTCTGGGAGCTCACCAGCCTCTGTTCGTTCGTGTTAATCGGCTACTACACCGCCGACGACTCCTCGCAGTACGCTGCCCGAATGGCCATGCTCATCACCGTCGGCGGCGGGCTCTTCCTGCTAGTCGGCCTCCTCCTGCTATCGGTCGTCGCCGGCGACGTCCTCGGTCCCGGGGCCGCGTTCGATCTCGCCGCGATGCTCGAGCGCCCGGATGCGATGCAGTCGGCGCTGCGCGAGCGGGGGCTGTTCCTGCCGGTCTTGGGCCTGCTCGCGGTCGGCGCGGGCACCAAGTCCGCTCAGGTCCCGGTTCACTTCTGGCTGCCGAACGCGATGGCGGCCCCGACACCCGTCTCCGCGTTCCTCCACTCCGCGACGATGGTCAAGGTCGGCGTCTACTTCGTCGGGCGCGTCCGCCCGATGCTCGTCGGGGCCGAGTGGCTCCTCCTGTTCGCGACGCTCGGCCTGGCGACGATGACGATCTGTGCGATCATGGCGGTCGCATCGACGGACATCAAGGAACTGCTCGCCTATTCGACGGCGAGCCACCTCGGACTGATGATCGCAGGCTTCGGCTTTACGTCAGTCTACGGCGCTGAGACCGGTGTCTTCCACCTTCTCAACCACGCGCTGTTTAAGGCCGCGCTGTTCCTCGTGGCCGGGATCGTCGCCCACGAGGCGGGCACCCGCGAGATCGCGAAGCTCAGCGGATTGCGCCGCGATTTGCCGGTGACGGCGGCGATCACCACCGTCGTTGCGCTCAGTATGGCCGGGATCCCGCCGTTCAACGGCTTTTACTCGAAGGAACTGCTCTTCGAGGCCGCCGTCGAGGCGAGCCACCACCACGACATCGGGATTCTGGGCTGGCTCTACCCCGCCGTGGCCGTCTTCGGGAGCATCTTTACGGTGTTGTACTCGCTGCGGTTCCTCTCGCTGTTCTTCGGCGACCGCCCTGACGCACTCGGTCACGTTCACCGGCCGCCGGTAACGCTGCTCGTCCCGCCGGCGTTGCTGGCGCTGCTCGCCGCGGTCGTCAGCGTCGATCCCGAACTGGCCGTCGACGTGATCGTTCAGGCCGGCCTCGAAGCGACGGCGGTCGATCCCCACGAGATGCACGTCGGGATCCCGACGTCGTACTCGCCCGCGGTGGGGATGAGCGCGGTCGCGATCGGCGCCGGCGTGCTCGCGTTCCCGGCCTACGGGCGGCTCCACGACGGCATCCGCGCGATCCCGCGAGCGGTGCCGCCCGTCGCCGCGAACTGGTGGTACGACGTCGTCGTCGAGGGGCTCACCGACGAGGGGCGGCAGTTCGCCGCGACGGTGCACAACGGACTGCTCCGGACGTACGCGACCTGGACGCTCAGCGCGACCTGCGCCCTCGCGCTCGCCGGCTTCGTCGCGGCGGGTGCCATCGTCCCGACCGATCTCGGCCTCGACGTCACGCCCGTCATTGCGCTCGTGTTGCTCGTCGCCGTCGTCGGCGGGCTCGCGGTCGTTCTCTCAGAATCTCACGTCGCGGGCGTCCTCACCCTCTCGATCCTCGGATTCATGGTCGCCATCTTCTACATTCTGGCGAGTGCGCCCGACCTGGCGCTGACCCAGCTCGTCGTCGAGACGCTCGTGCTCGTCATCTTCCTGCTCGTGATCGAAGAGATCCCCGAGTACTACGAGATCGGGCTCGGGAGGGTTGTCCGCGACGCCGTCGTCTCGTTGGCGGTCGGCGCGACCGCCTTCATCACGGTTTTGGTCACGACCGACGCCCGCCCGGGCGGGAGCACGAATATCGCCCGCTACTACGCCGAGCGGGCCGTCCCCGAGGGGGGCGGGACCAACATCGTCAACGTGACGCTCGTCGACTTCCGCGGGTTCGACACCCTCGGCGAACTCGCCGTGGTCGCGCTCGCCGCGATCTCGATCCTGACGCTGGTCGTCATGCGCGGTCGCGGCGGGATCGACCGAACCGGCACACGAGGTGCCGACTCGGCCGGCGACGGGCCGAACGGAGCGACTGGAACCCGAAGCGACGGCGGCCCGGCAACGGAGCGAGACGGTGACGGGGATACCGACGGAGAGCCGCGAGGTGATGACGAGTGA
- a CDS encoding protein translocase SEC61 complex subunit gamma, giving the protein MDVPYDLTSYVRVLKLAETPTTEEFLQVSKIAGAGILFVGLIGFLIGAIMLFLTGGGL; this is encoded by the coding sequence ATGGACGTTCCGTACGACCTCACCTCGTACGTTCGGGTGTTGAAATTGGCGGAGACACCCACTACTGAGGAGTTCCTCCAGGTGTCGAAAATCGCTGGTGCGGGCATTTTGTTCGTCGGACTCATCGGGTTCCTCATCGGCGCAATCATGCTGTTCCTGACAGGTGGTGGCCTCTAA
- a CDS encoding lipase family protein, giving the protein MPSNGYPNSTARNSASTDDGSVSRRRLLGTAATAVVTGAGLSAASGSAAAEPDEIMEIDFRDGVPDVTDAPQNEAEVVFKIHGYTSSSASVERAATFRDTARAVGYDGAVTAVTWDDSGLPSSAMQRARDTGDPFAVWLADYTDANPSTTIRLLGHSMGGIVQLETLAAIDGAFTVATADSIGSFAASDAPCGDGAFFDAIRASAGTVHNYYSTNDGVARLGSGPADCGGWFGDGTTPDNYDDVDVSDSVSNHSAYRAETGCVSAIVDNY; this is encoded by the coding sequence ATGCCATCGAACGGATATCCGAATTCGACGGCGAGGAACAGTGCTTCAACGGACGACGGCTCGGTCTCGAGACGGCGGCTGCTCGGAACCGCGGCGACGGCGGTCGTCACGGGCGCCGGGCTGAGCGCCGCGTCGGGCTCGGCCGCGGCCGAGCCCGACGAAATCATGGAGATCGACTTTCGAGACGGCGTCCCCGACGTCACTGACGCGCCGCAGAACGAAGCCGAAGTCGTGTTCAAGATCCACGGGTACACGAGTTCGTCGGCCAGCGTCGAGCGGGCCGCGACGTTCCGGGACACGGCCAGGGCGGTCGGCTACGACGGCGCCGTCACCGCGGTCACCTGGGACGACAGCGGCCTGCCGTCGTCGGCGATGCAGCGCGCCAGGGACACCGGCGACCCGTTCGCCGTCTGGCTAGCCGACTACACCGACGCGAACCCGTCGACGACGATCCGGCTGCTCGGCCACTCGATGGGCGGTATCGTCCAGTTGGAAACGCTCGCGGCCATCGACGGCGCGTTCACGGTCGCGACGGCCGATAGCATCGGCTCGTTCGCGGCGTCCGACGCGCCCTGCGGGGACGGCGCGTTCTTCGACGCCATTCGAGCCTCTGCCGGGACGGTCCACAACTACTACTCGACGAACGACGGCGTCGCTAGACTGGGGAGCGGCCCGGCAGACTGCGGCGGCTGGTTCGGTGACGGCACCACGCCGGACAACTACGACGACGTCGACGTGAGCGATTCGGTCTCGAATCACTCCGCTTACAGGGCGGAGACCGGCTGCGTGTCCGCGATCGTCGACAATTACTGA
- a CDS encoding peptidoglycan binding domain-containing protein: MKAEIKKETEDGFGLLVVDNNRSEHKIGIRFDGRIDGHLCDAYADDPNHRTEEENEHNNQARRFAKYFVYAERGYDIVERTENPDSIEAVRQAIADLSSDAFEEFFGPIHQQLRSHHDATVVRPRALPAAVRYPDDVIYKQDLYLGRDPRESAFADTARTIAAETGLDLDDAMRPRVLADIPSHDLDQWQEFTEELADEIDTDAVDAELQLEEGAVSGIHVSYPDRNGELVTDDADDPLDRQPDARLELVTADPGSLDDFKTYLDHHLKCQVRDCLVGMGLVPPKKYRVLGPGKFIYTRRYNHYDIYPELHSSRTEPERLFGRVRRAQSYLWKLI; encoded by the coding sequence ATGAAGGCAGAAATAAAGAAGGAAACCGAAGACGGATTCGGTCTACTAGTTGTTGATAATAATCGGTCCGAACACAAAATCGGGATTAGATTTGACGGGAGGATTGACGGCCACCTCTGTGATGCTTATGCTGACGATCCGAATCACCGCACCGAAGAAGAGAACGAGCACAACAACCAGGCTCGCCGCTTCGCCAAATACTTCGTCTACGCCGAACGTGGCTACGACATCGTCGAACGCACGGAGAATCCGGATTCCATCGAGGCAGTCCGACAGGCGATTGCCGACCTGTCATCCGACGCTTTCGAGGAGTTTTTCGGTCCGATCCACCAGCAACTCCGGAGCCATCACGATGCGACCGTCGTGCGCCCCCGCGCTTTGCCCGCCGCCGTCCGGTATCCGGACGACGTGATCTACAAGCAGGATCTTTACCTCGGGAGAGACCCCCGCGAGAGTGCGTTCGCAGACACTGCGCGAACGATCGCCGCCGAGACCGGACTCGATCTCGACGACGCCATGCGGCCTCGAGTGCTCGCTGACATTCCATCCCATGACCTCGACCAGTGGCAGGAATTCACCGAGGAGTTGGCTGATGAGATCGACACGGACGCTGTAGACGCCGAACTACAACTCGAAGAGGGGGCCGTCTCGGGCATTCACGTCTCCTATCCGGACCGGAACGGAGAACTCGTTACCGATGACGCCGACGATCCACTCGACCGCCAGCCGGACGCCCGACTCGAACTAGTAACGGCCGATCCTGGGTCTCTCGACGACTTCAAAACGTACCTCGATCACCACCTCAAGTGCCAGGTGCGTGACTGCCTCGTCGGGATGGGCCTGGTCCCGCCCAAGAAGTACCGCGTGCTCGGTCCCGGCAAGTTCATCTACACCCGCCGATACAACCACTACGACATATATCCGGAACTGCACAGCAGTCGTACCGAACCAGAGCGACTGTTTGGGCGAGTGCGGCGCGCACAATCATATTTGTGGAAGCTGATATAA